One genomic window of Indicator indicator isolate 239-I01 chromosome 11, UM_Iind_1.1, whole genome shotgun sequence includes the following:
- the MACC1 gene encoding metastasis-associated in colon cancer protein 1, with product MGDFTDLLCEQLIDQLQSRKLSYHSPSPLISTALYPTRIDLSSLVDDHFPGFVQEENTSSNGTGSITSGEIPRSRSEGTLIDVGDQTSSSNYNVNENKLDLDIDWSGVFKHAQAVSKTNPFWNELSASNPFVHDIAASNRNENNKYLSILKEKPYLFSAAPSNRDSLASSGDELDIDCLLRRTSARRSGRSKSVSDFLDIVDNQRLNPHKITPQKTIASDMTWLQTDRKAYKRAWLSHRQLTRSCLDLEAMSHSPGWAQTQATDIHVVCKLNHEGGSVQLPDSDINVHVPVGHVSPGEFQEVGLKAILNPPSLFNNELSSTVSPLIELTLSNLNTREAVFLEVKVAAKVKNDPLSQVMSDIVCFLSLSKEGPFKKLENCYTYQDTIQVKLSKLSHVMYAVIAVQANKIQPPATHVWDYVHRTVSVGIYGPKYIHPSFTVVFAVFGHNYIPSKLTVCDIKKGGKNMPPVVFQLWGKHTFLLEKPQDLNISLVSCDPDFEVKMEDQSKNIKGEELKTGEMVHQQFLFSMLGCREMHFFVFLVQIEVLKSRQVTQFHVTTPDPAPKLSGIINRPKRLQNRKEIKSAPLLLIPTVKYPKFQDKTLSVSTYGVALKTVLRQNKIEYLLEYFKGDTIALLGEDKVKAIGQTKIKEWYVGVLRRKIGLVHCKNVKVISKEQAMDTADSELTTRNLVEQIALPFKKLTYIYSVVLSAVSESIYDWRALAEVLGYSHMSLDDFDEAHADKESERIAHLVKRMKEDCHANKKKRLFLYELIVALLKIDCQGLVARLTQDTIILTSAVKLGKCWRELAEKAARLTKQQIEAYEVPHQGKNGTVALETMWKPAYDFLYTWAAHYGDSYRDVLQDLQSSLDKMKNPVTKQWRELTGTLILVNCMEVLRASAFSKMEEEE from the exons ATGGGGGACTTCACTGATTTGTTGTGCGAGCAGCTCATTGATCAATTGCAGAG CAGAAAGCTTTCATACCACTCCCCTTCACCACTGATCAGCACGGCTTTATATCCCACACGCATTGATCTCTCTTCTCTTGTGGATGATCATTTTCCTGGATTTGTCCAG GAGGAAAACACTTCCAGTAATGGAACAGGTTCCATAACCAGTGGAGAGATTCCACGGAGCAGGTCCGAGGGGACTTTGATTGATGTGGGTGACCAGACATCTTCATCCAACTACA atGTCAATGAAAATAAATTGGATTTGGATATTGACTGGTCTGGTGTATTCAAACATGCCCAGGCTGTTTCCAAGACTAATCCTTTCTGGAACGAACTGTCAGCATCCAACCCTTTTGTACATGACATAGCTGCTTCCAATAGAAATGAGAACAATAAATACCTTTCGAtcttaaaagaaaaaccctacttgttctctgcagctcctaGCAACAGAGATTCTTTGGCTTCCTCAGGTGATGAGCTAGATATCGATTGTCTTCTAAGAAGGACTTCAGCAAGAAGATCTGGACGATCCAAGAGTGTCTCTGACTTCCTGGATATTGTTGATAACCAAAGACTGAATCCTCACAAGATAACACCTCAAAAAACTATAGCTTCAGACATGACGTGGCTTCAAACTGACCGCAAGGCCTACAAAAGGGCTTGGCTGAGTCACCGCCAACTCACCCGGTCTTGCCTAGACTTGGAAGCCATGAGCCACAGTCCTGGATGGGCACAAACACAAGCTACAGACATTCATGTTGTTTGCAAACTGAACCATGAAGGGGGTTCAGTACAGCTACCTGACTCGGATATCAACGTCCATGTCCCTGTCGGTCATGTGTCGCCTGGGGAATTCCAAGAGGTTGGTTTGAAGGCTATCCTTAACCCTCCATCACTGTTTAACAACGAGCTCTCTAGCACCGTAAGTCCTCTGATAGAGCTTACACTGAGCAACCTCAACACGAGGGAAGCCGTTTTCCTAGAGGTGAAAGTTGCTGCTAAAGTGAAGAACGATCCACTTAGCCAAGTTATGAGTGATATTGTGTGTTTTTTGAGTCTCAGCAAAGAAGGGCCTTTTAAGAAGCTAGAGAATTGTTATACTTATCAAGACACCATACAAGTGAAGCTCAGCAAACTCAGTCACGTGATGTATGCAGTGATTGCTgtacaagcaaacaaaatccaGCCTCCAGCAACTCATGTCTGGGATTATGTTCACAGAACAGTTTCAGTTGGAATTTATGGTCCCAAATACATTCATCCATCTTTTACAGTGGTTTTTGCAGTCTTCGGTCACAACTACATTCCAAGTAAACTCACAGTTTGTGATataaaaaaaggagggaaaaatatGCCTCCTGTTGTGTTTCAGCTGTGGGGAAAACATACATTTCTgcttgaaaagccacaagatcTAAACATTTCTTTGGTATCCTGTGACCCAGATTTTGAAGTGAAGATGGAAGatcaaagcaaaaatattaaaGGGGAAGAGCtgaaaacaggtgaaatggtccaCCAACAATTCCTGTTTTCCATGCTTGGATGTAGGGAgatgcatttctttgttttccttgttcAGATTGAAGTCTTAAAAAGTAGGCAAGTAACACAGTTCCATGTTACAACTCCTGATCCAGCCCCAAAATTAAGTGGAATTATCAACAGGCCGAAGCGCTTACAGAACCGCAAAGAAATCAAGTCTGCTCCTTTGCTTTTAATACCAACAGTTAAATATCCCAAGTTTCAAGACAAAACTTTAAGTGTTAGTACATATGGAGTGGCTTTGAAAACTGTATTACGTCAAAATAAGATTGAATATTTGCTGGAATATTTTAAAGGGGACACAATAGCACTCCTTGGTGAAGACAAAGTAAAAGCCATAGGACAAACTAAAATAAAAGAGTGGTACGTGGGAGTTCTCAGGAGAAAGATTGGTCTTGTGCACTGCAAAAATGTAAAAGTGATTTCCAAAGAACAGGCTATGGACACTGCTGACAGTGAGCTAACAACCAGGAATCTTGTTGAACAAATTGCATTGCCATTCAAAAAATTGACTTACATCTACTCAGTCGTTCTGTCTGCAGTATCGGAGAGTATCTACGACTGGAGAGCCTTGGCTGAGGTGCTAGGATATTCACATATGTCTTTGGATGACTTTGATGAGGCACATGCTGATAAAGAATCGGAGAGAATTGCACATCTTGTGAAAAGGATGAAGGAAGACTGCCATgctaacaaaaagaaaaggctgtttCTCTATGAACTCATTGTT GCACTTTTGAAAATAGATTGCCAGGGACTAGTGGCACGTCTTACCCAGGACACCATCATTTTGACTTCAGCTGTCAAGCTTGGCAAGTGCTGGCGGGAGCTTGCAGAGAAGGCAGCCCGACTCACAAAGCAGCAAATTGAGGCTTACGAGGTACCTCACCAAGGGAAAAATGGAACAGTAGCTCTGGAG